The following DNA comes from Fibrobacter sp..
CCGCGGACCGGCAGGCCCTTGCGGTGGCGGATACCACGGTAGCAACCGATATCCAAGAGACGCTTGATGTTCAGGGTAACTTCCGCGCGGAGCTGACCTTCCACGGAGTATTCGTCTTCGAGGAGATGACGAATCTTACCTTGTTCTTCTTCGGTGAGGTCATCGCACTTCTTGTTCTTGTCGATGCCCAGCTGAGCACAGACCTTGTTTGCGGTGAACAGACCGACACCATAGATCGCCGTGAGACCGTACTCGACAGTCTTGTTCTTCGGCAAATCGACACCAGCTATACGTGCCATACGATCTCCTTATCCCTGCTTCTGCTTGTGACGGGGGTTCTTCGAACAGATGATGCGCAATACACCCTTACGACGGATGATCTTGCAGTTTTCACATCTGGGTTTGATGGAGGCTTTGAGTTTCATAGGTTTGACC
Coding sequences within:
- the rpsM gene encoding 30S ribosomal protein S13 — encoded protein: MARIAGVDLPKNKTVEYGLTAIYGVGLFTANKVCAQLGIDKNKKCDDLTEEEQGKIRHLLEDEYSVEGQLRAEVTLNIKRLLDIGCYRGIRHRKGLPVRGQRSRTNARTRKGPKKTVANKKK
- the rpmJ gene encoding 50S ribosomal protein L36 gives rise to the protein MKLKASIKPRCENCKIIRRKGVLRIICSKNPRHKQKQG